A genomic window from Phoenix dactylifera cultivar Barhee BC4 chromosome 7, palm_55x_up_171113_PBpolish2nd_filt_p, whole genome shotgun sequence includes:
- the LOC103710612 gene encoding DEAD-box ATP-dependent RNA helicase 42: MSRCFPFPPPGYEKKPRSDNVDLLAKEKNKEKKHKKEKRDKENREGKEKKDKDRSKDKHREKKDRKEKHKDKKKDKDKDKSRLSENRGTEEQTEGHHADRFGECNPKAEEGENFKFTGELARRIKDEEKGAASRMVENFTSSIQRTNEKSNTVTVVEKKRVAGNEMVSNPVGTMQRRNDGMGHPQNNFPSPLQRRIEGIGSRTAMQKERSASNEVVANSISSGQRGNTGMVRPAENSANSIQRRYEGPCIATASEKERGTSNKIFSKSSVTVQRPHDGMGRSADSLSGLSGSIQRKIDGVGLATAMEKEGRKGNEIIPNHIIAEQRRNDGIGKSVAKDADKKIEGKEKIKERGVYDEKGEKHKDQNRDEKNKGKDQDRHHEKEKKKEKIREKGEHKHKEQQKRRDSGKKSQIDSLNMKPLAPQKDNDKRSGTDVNTKKRKDFEMNGFLHEIDVRPNKFSRAVPSSHLPMENGRTVGLSPVATSCSSINPGVINNAMAERVLEIKDQKINDIVEAKTPSADWSLVPIGTSEKAKAFLKPPHPDAKYLSQIYSVPKMEEWPESDDQEWLFSSNHVRPKHKMKFEVDETPQVWAQALRIESADAIALPYVIPF, encoded by the exons ATGTCTCGCTGCTTCCCGTTTCCACCACCAGGATATGAAAAGAAGCCAAGGAGTGACAACGTAGATTTACTAGCCAAG gagaagaacaaagagaaaaagcataaaaaagagaagagggaCAAAGAAAATAGAGAAGGTAAAGAGAAAAAGGACAAAGACAGAAGTAAAGATAAACACAGAGAAAAGAAAGAtcgaaaagaaaagcacaaagacaagaaaaaggataaagataaggacAAAAGCAGGCTATCAGAGAATAGAGGAACTGAAGAACAGACCGAGGGTCACCATGCAGACAGATTTGGGGAATGCAACCCGAAGGCTGAGGAAGGCGAGAATTTTAAATTTACAGGGGAGTTGGCCAGGAGGAtcaaggatgaagaaaaggggGCTGCAAGCAGAATGGTTGAAAACTTCACCAGTTCAATTCAAAGAACCAACGAAAAATCGAATACTGTCACTGTggtggagaagaaaagagttgCAGGTAATGAAATGGTTTCAAATCCTGTTGGTACAATGCAGAGGAGAAATGATGGGATGGGCCATCCACAGAATAACTTTCCTAGTCCACTTCAGAGAAGAATTGAGGGTATTGGCTCCAGAACTGCAATGCAGAAGGAAAGAAGTGCGAGTAATGAAGTGGTTGCAAACAGCATTAGTTCAGGGCAAAGAGGAAACACTGGGATGGTCCGACCAGCAGAAAATTCTGCAAATTCTATTCAAAGAAGATATGAGGGCCCATGCATTGCAACTGCATCAGAGAAGGAAAGAGGCACAAGTAACAAAATCTTCTCAAAATCCAGTGTTACAGTGCAAAGGCCACATGATGGGATGGGCCGATCAGCAGATAGTCTCTCTGGTTTATCTggttccattcaaagaaaaattgatggcGTGGGCCTTGCAACTGCAatggagaaggaaggaagaaaaggtAATGAAATCATTCCTAACCACATTATTGCAGAGCAAAGAAGAAATGATGGGATTGGAAAATCAGTGGCAAAGGATGCAGATAAAAAGATTGAAGGGAAGGAGAAGATCAAAGAGAGGGGAGTATATGATGAAAAGGGAGAAAAACACAAGGACCAGAATCGGGATGAGAAGAACAAAGGAAAGGATCAAGATAGACACcatgagaaggaaaagaagaaggaaaaaataagagagaaaggTGAGCACAAACATAAAGAACAACAGAAACGAAGAGACAGTGGAAAAAAGAGTCAGATAGATAGTCTAAATATGAAGCCCTTAGCCCCTCAAAAAGACAATGACAAGAGATCTGGCACTGATGTTAATACCAAGAAGAGGAAAGACTTTGAGATGAATGGTTTTTTGCATG AGATTGATGTGCGGCCTAACAAGTTTTCAAGAGCAGTACCTTCCTCCCACCTCCCTATGGAGAATGGCAGAACAGTGGGGTTATCTCCTGTTGCTACATCATGTTCTTCCATTAATCCCGGAGTCATAAATAACGCCATGGCAGAAAGAGTCCTAGAAATTAAGGATCAGAAGATAAATGATATTGTAGAAGCCAAGACACCTTCAGCTGACTGGAGTCTAGTTCCTATTGGAACTAGTGAGAAGGCCAAAGCTTTCTTGAAACCTCCTCACCCTGATGCCAAGTATCTAAGCCAGATATATTCTGTTCCCAAAATGGAAGAATGGCCTGAGTCTGATGATCAAGAGTGGCTTTTCAGCAGTAATCATGTCCGGCCAAAGCATAAGATGAAGTTTGAGGTTGATGAAACACCCCAGGTGTGGGCCCAAGCATTACGGATCGAGTCAGCGGATGCTATTGCTTTGCCATATGTCATTCCTTTCTGA
- the LOC103710613 gene encoding glycine-rich RNA-binding protein 4, mitochondrial-like — protein sequence MAFCNKLGNLVRQGVLKNGVSSRSVPMMHLLNSTRYMSSSKLFVGGLSFGTDDQTLKEAFNCFGNVTEARVITDRDTGRSRGFGFVNFDSDESASAAMSSMDGQELHGRNIRVSYANDRPTGGFRGGFGGGYGGRGGGFGGGSAGQNDFDGDSGRGF from the exons ATGGCATTCTGCAACAAACTTGGTAATCTGGTTAGGCAAGGGGTTCTGAAGAATGGTGTATCAAGCAGATCAGTTCCTATGATGCATTTGCTTAATTCAACCCGCTATATGTCATCCTCAAAGCTTTTTGTTGGCG GTCTTTCCTTTGGTACCGACGACCAAACGCTTAAGGAGGCGTTTAACTGCTTTGGAAATGTGACTGAAG CAAGGGTTATCACTGATAGGGATACTGGAAGGTCGAGGGGATTTGGGTTTGTAAATTTTGATAGTGATGAATCTGCCAGTGCTGCTATGTCTAGCATGGATGGCCAG GAACTACATGGACGGAACATTCGTGTAAGCTATGCTAATGATAGACCCACTGGTGGATTTCGTGGTGGTTTTGGTGGTGGATATGGCGGCCGTGGTGGTGGTTTTGGTGGTGGCTCTGCAGGTCAAAATGACTTTGATGGGGATTCTGGCAGGGGTTTTTGA